One genomic region from Candidatus Thermoplasmatota archaeon encodes:
- a CDS encoding NTPase: MDDVPKIGITGMPSVGKTQTLLKIIEKIEKSGYKIEGMITEPVIEHKKRVGFYVTDWQTKEREVFAHLDFDTKDKVNKYGVNVAALEKIGVTAIEKAINNPEYDIIIIDEIGKMEMLSEKFCEIVVEALDSDKPIMVTLHKKSRTPLLQDIRRRDDIRILEVTPVNRNLLPYKIEKILAEKLPPLF, from the coding sequence ATGGATGATGTACCAAAGATTGGCATAACCGGAATGCCGAGTGTTGGAAAAACACAGACCCTGTTGAAGATCATTGAAAAAATTGAAAAAAGCGGATACAAAATCGAAGGGATGATTACAGAACCGGTGATTGAACATAAAAAACGGGTTGGTTTTTATGTTACTGATTGGCAGACCAAAGAGCGTGAAGTATTTGCTCATCTAGATTTTGATACAAAGGACAAAGTAAACAAATACGGTGTGAATGTTGCTGCGTTAGAAAAAATTGGTGTGACTGCAATTGAAAAAGCAATCAATAACCCTGAGTATGATATCATCATTATTGATGAGATTGGAAAAATGGAAATGCTCTCAGAAAAATTCTGTGAGATCGTTGTTGAAGCATTAGATTCAGATAAACCAATTATGGTAACATTGCATAAGAAATCTCGAACACCACTTCTACAGGACATCCGACGTCGTGACGATATACGTATTCTTGAAGTGACTCCTGTGAATCGAAATCTTCTTCCATATAAGATAGAGAAAATTCTTGCAGAAAAACTACCTCCGTTGTTTTAA